gaattttgaaattcaaattcaaaattcaaaatggggAGTAAAGAGAGTCTTCTGCGTGGTCAAAAGTGCAGACTGTTGGCCTTGGGAaggcgcgcgtctcaggcagccagtctgctgggggacaggcatggagacgggcgtctcctgtcctaTGCGTGCAGACTGCTGGTCCCACatgaatggagacgtgcgtctcctagctcaGGTAAGTGGGTTTCACGCGTGCAGGTGTGGACCAGTTCTGACAGTAGCATTAATACAGAATACTATCTCAGTACAGTGTCATTGTATcatactataaacagcaaaaataTGGTAAACAGGAATACATAGAAGTTAATAGTAATGcagtataacacagtagcagtaatgaataaaattttgcatttaatattaAACTGGTACTGAGTGTTGACAGGAATAGAATGTAAAAGTGCATAAAGTGAAATCTAAACTTAGAAattgaaattactaaaactagaaataaaatctaaaaatctaaacggtaacatctagccacgtctgttgttgtgcacattagagtaaatgtgtttgaagacttcgtcgaattgagcattgacggtgtcgatgaaatcgaagacgtgcatttgcaaagtgtgtagctcgttgcgcacatgttgtacatcttgttgcagtgcagtgatggcttgctcgtgtgtgttctgattaggcattctttggttcactgatgcggtggatgcagcgggttgttgtggctcgagctcgacatcagtcatatcaacagtgtaatcgtcaacagaatcttcagaaggagtCTCAAGCTCATACTCGGGTATAGGTtcatcttcagaaagaggttcataatcaggaatgggttcatcttcaggattagggtcatagtatccaggaggagtgtcaggctcagattctgatacgtgcatttcctcatcgaaatgttcataagcttgaggggtttcaggtgagggttctctctcaggaatctgaccatagtaaagccagttagcagggttgtacacactcgtccttggactcggtaaggtgaactgatccaatactttgttATCGATGAgcaaatcaaactgatcaggtccaaggttaccgatgatacctcgattaaagcataaatgaatgtccatagaattgtgggaaccaagaggtgtcaatctaagcaaaggtattctcattcctatagcattagcaatcatagtgacaaatccgccgatcctaataggtgaaacttcgtcttgcgtgatgcgctcgaagtttgttagcatgaatgcgatggcattgaccgggcgattctgagaggagcagaacatgatgaataactcttctctagaaacttcagtgacGTTATCGGGTTTACCAAAGATGTAATGAGCAATGATCttgtggaagtatctgaaagcagggttatggatgttctcagattggaattcgttctcttcagggttgtcgtttccagtgatcttgccccaatagctttccaactcccagtacgcaaggctgtcttcagctactttggtgtatgcatctgatccatgaggtagttctagcatttcagcaaaatctcgcatgcaaaagttaaattccataccaaagagtctaaagagaatgactccttttctcagtccttgtccacagttaggaagataggtcaaggaactcaagaattccagagtgagcttccggtaggtactaaacttgcggaacaggtgagaaccagtccaaccaatttggtttagcaggtgtagaacgctttcttcgataccgagtcttaccatagtcggttggtgagggtagcaagtcaaatccatttgtctttcagccaacttatcaaatcttgcttcttgtcctctaccacggaacacaacttccatattatcgacttcttgcatcttagttagtagttaagaaaacctagaagttgaaaatattaagattacgTTAGAATAGGCTAGTGTTGatttaaaaggaagaaaaataaaaataaaaataatataaaaatgtaacaaattataataataaatataattataaaaaaaaaggaatattttctcgaattaagatagcagttataattatagtagttattataaaatgtagggaaaaaaatgtagaaatgattaaaattaaaataattaaaaatagaatagattatttaaatgaaaataaaaggttaaaaataaaaataaaataaaagaataaataaatgtgggttgtctcccaccaagcgctttgttttatgtcgtaagctcgacgatttttaaaatagaaaactattttttcgaatgagcgggcagctcgtcaagtttaaaaacttcgatgttttcatcgtgttcgagatgatggtaatacttaagacgttgcccatttacgacaaaaggtttgacgatttctcctttgatttctatcgctccgctcggaaatatgttagttatttcgaaagggccagaccatctagatcgtaacttcccaggaaataattttagtctagaattaaacaaaagtactttatcgcctatgctaaaaaatttcctagatatacgcttgtcgtgccatttttttcgttctctctttatagattttggcattttcgtaagcgtcttgtctaagttcttctaattcgtttatgtctagaagtcgtttctcaccagcggaaGTGTAATTTAGGTTTaggttcttaatggcccaataagctttatgttctaactctaccgggaggtggcatgattttccataaacgagtttgaatggggtagttcctattggagttttgaaagctgttctataagcccataaagcttcatttagcttggttgaccaatcttttctagatatagcaaccgttttctccaatatttgttttatttcgcggttagatacttctacttgtccgcttgtttgtggatggtatggtgtagctattcgatgatttactccatattttcgaaggagtttctcgagtattcttgaaatgaaatgggaaccaccatcgctaattactagtctaggcacaccgaacctaggaaagatgacgtttttgaagagtttgataactactcgtgtatcatttgtaggagaagcgatagcttctatccattttgaaacgtaatcgacggctacgagtatatattgatttccaaacgatgacggaaacggacccataaagtctattccccagacgtcaaatatttctacttccagaatgcccttttgaggcatttcatcgcgtctcgaaatgtttccagttcgttggcatctatcacagtttagtacagcaaaataaacatctttccacaggttgggccagaagagtccagattgaaggattttggcgcaggttctagatgtgctatggtgtcctccacacggtgcagaatggcagtgtgttattatacttcctatttcttcctcgggtacacaacgtctaaagattccatcggggcctcttttgaacaggagtgggttgtcccaatagtaatgttttaggtcatggaagaatttcttcttctgttggtagcttagatcaggaggaagcacaccagcagctaggtagtttacgaaatctgcataccaaggtgtgtcagagcgggctaaagctatttctgctaatttgttggtttcagcgtttggatggtatggttcgaattcattggcttctaactgagcgatgagtctttcataagggaaatcatcgtcaattggtacttgttcgggtttcagattttccaatcgagagagatgATCTTCTACGACATTCTCAgtgccctttttatctttaatttccaggtcgaactcttgtagtaacagaatccatctcaaaagtctcggtttggcgtcctttttggttaggaggtacctaatggcggcgtggtcagtgtatatgattattttggctcctaccaggtaagaacggaacttgtctaatgcgaatacgacagctaataattctttttctgtcgtggcataattcatttgagcttcgtctagggttctactcgcataatatatgacatgtagtttcttatcttttctttgccctagaacggctcctacagcgtAATCGctcgcgtcacacattatttcgaaaggctcattccagtcgggaggttgcataattggcgcagagattaatgctcgtttaagcgtatgaaatgctttagtgcatttatcggtaaaaatgaattcggcgtctttcattagtaatttagttaagggttttgttattttagagaaatccttaatgaaacatCGGTAAAAActagcgtgtcctagaaaacttcttatttctctaacaattttgggaggttgaaggttttcgataatttcgattttggctttatctacttcaatccctctatcagatacgatgtgtccaagtacaattccttgtcgaaccatgaagtggcacttttcccaattaaggactaggtttacgcttacgcatcgtttaagtaccaattcaaggttctctaaacatgtttcaaaacttcctccacagacagagaagtcgtccataaagacctccattattccatctaggaagtcggcagatattgccatcatgcatctttggaaggtcgcgggtgcattgcaaagcccaaaaggcattcgtctataagcgaatgtaccataaggacaggtaaatatggtcttctcttggtcgtcagggtggataggaatttggaaaaatccggagtatccatccagataacagaaatgtgagtgtttagctaggcgttcaagcatttgatctattaaaggtaaagggaaatggtcttttctggtagctttgtttagcttcctatagtcaatgcacattctccatccagtttgggtatgttgcgctacagattcgccttttgcgttagtgattacagtaactcctcctttctttggtacgacatgaacaggactaacccatttactatcggatataggatatattattccggcttctagcagtttttggatttcctttttaaccacatcgctcataataggatttattcgcctttgatgttctctagaggttttacaatcgtcttcgagcataatgcggtgcatacagagggaaggacttattcctttcaaatctgatatgttatatcctaaagcggttgggtatttcctcaggacagtaagtaattttatagtctcggtttgtcctaagtcagcgttaactataactggtcggttacaTTCTTTGTCTaggaattcgtatctaagatcggtaggcagtgttttcagttctatagcaggtttcttcggtccaggtataggatcaggagttaagGCTAAACATTCACTCAGATGGtcatcttgatattccccacgccagttgtcatcttcaaagataggcggtataggaatttttaggatctcggtttccttatctggttcggattttatttcattaacacactcgtcgattatgtcggcagagcagcatgtgtcaattatagagggtgcttttaggaattgggaaagaataaattctattttctcttctcctacttcgaaagtaagctttcctcgcttgacatctatgattgcaccagcggttgctaagaatggtcttcctagtatgatcgggatgttagaatcttcttggatatccataatgatgaagtcagttgggatgtagaattgacctacatgaacagggatattttctaacattcctacagggtatttgactgaacggtcagctaattgaagagacattctcgttgctttaagctcacccagatttagtttcttacaggtccaaagaggcatcaaactaacactggctcctaaatcgcacagggctttctctatgatggttttacctattacgcagggtatagagaaactaccaggatctttcagttttggaggcatgttattttggatgagagcgctacattcagcggtaagtgttacagtttcgttatcctcgagtctctttttgtttgataggatttcttttaggaatttagcgtacaaaggcatttcagttatagcttctgtgaacggtatggttatgtttaattgtttcagaagttctacaaatcttttaaattgcgcttcggtttttgatttagctaatctctgagggtaaggaattggtggcttataaggtggtggtggaacgtaaggtttctctttttcaggttccacttcgttgttgctctcattggtcttagcagtttgatcatcagttgatgtcttttgggtttcctttggctcttgttgtgacatgggtgcgttttgagttctaggatcaatgggtccatcgtaattcgttccacttcgtagtgttatcgcgttcgcatgtcctttaggattaggttgtggttgagcaggaaacgtgccagcaggggcagcagtaggtgcttgttgttgagctacttgtgagatttgcgtttctaacattttgttatgcgtagctaaggcatctactttgttcgaaagttgttttagttgctcgctattgtggatgttttgatttaggaagtccttattggtttgttgttgggaagctataaagttctccatcatgatttctagatttgacttccgaggggtgttttgagcagctacaggcgctttttggtagccaggtggtacagcaggtgcttgtccaggcgcgtacaacgcgttgttgtttttataagaaaagttcggatggtttttccatccagggttgtacgtgttagaataagggtttccttgagcatagtttacttgatcagatgggattccagtcaagagttgacattcggcaactgcgtgtccagtcaatccacaaatctcgcagttaggtgttacagctGCAGcagtggctgaaggagtgatggttaagttctcgatcttttgagttaaagcgtctactttagcattaacgcggtctataccacttatttcgtacattcctcctttggtttgggctttctctagagcggctcgttctccaccccattgttaatggttttgtgccatgttctctatgaggttatATGCTTCATCAtgaggtttgtccattaatgctccgccagcagcggcatctatagtcattttagtgttatataggagaccaccatagaaagtatggatgatcagccatggttcgagtccatgatgagggcatagtctaagcatgtccttgtaacgttcccaggcttcgaagagtgattcgttatctttctgggtaaatccgttgatttgacctctgagcatagcagttttgctaggcggaaagtatctcgctaagaatactctcttcaattcatcccatgtagttatggaattagaaggcagggattgaagccacgctctagctctatctctcaaggagaaaggaaagagatgtaatcgaatagcttcggaactaacgttgttagctttgacagtgtcggcatattgcacgaacacagataaatgaaggTTGGGGTCAtctgcagggcttccagagaattgattctgttgaacagcttggaccaacgaaggtttcagctcgaaattgtttgcctcaatcgcaggtggttcgatacttgagtgcggttcagcgcgcgaaggagcggcatagtctctaagaggacgaagagcagccatctctaactttggggtgatttgattaatttgatcagtaaaagtcaattcctgattaatcggaattggtgctacttcgggaagattgcgagctcgacgtttgacgttaatgaaacgttcgatctcgttaattcgttgtattaaatctcctccttgtgaacgagtatttagcatacaatcgttcagagagaaaggaaagaattgtcctagtctctacggtgtaacagtgagttacgatatcgacttaaatagtccccggcagcggcaccaaaaacttgatcgcaactttacgtgtctataaatctgatgactgcaagtgcacagtcgtgtcgtgtagttttaaaagatatcgaatccacagggactatgaatcgatctaccgttatctaaggttactatgtaaagctagggctactaatattttgattgttcctaagggagagtgattgtgagaaataaagaatatgataaaagacagatatcagtatgtatttcgtttaacttaaggtgatccgaaggtccattggcttttgcataatttaattaaaaatctttactaattcaattggttaaaaatcctcgtctcaaactttcgctctgttgatttagattactatcctaatcctaatgtacgctctcgccatcccattagattttagaaaagctttttggaaacaacgtaattaataaaatgcctgttttatgaagttgttatctatttaaatctcctaatctcaaactttcgctctgttgactcggaccaagttaatatccctaacgtacgctttcgccatcccgctcgggtgtaaaaacaatttttgaaaataaataagttctaattagttttaatacgctttcgccatccttaaaactaatgtcctatgtctactatccagttaaagatctcaaactttcgctctattgattttaacctttgaccgtcttaagacctcaaactttcgctctattgttcttaagacttactaattaaattagacatacaaaccaaaaacaggtgataattaacaaaacataattaagccaatttatttcggatccctacggttaacttactttacataccgataccttagtaatttagccagacatattaatacagttaagcatgcataaattaatttggcttataataaaaggcatgttaattggcatataatatgtcatgcaagtaaatatataaataaaggcagtaaatattaaacctgaattaaataaattgaaactgaatcttcgagtactgaacttccaccacaggttggctggatcgttcttcggaatttaaacggacggaaaataaaacaaggaaaataaaaggcgataaatctaacgtaaggctagatttataaaagctTCACAACAATTttcggtgtagaaatcgttgtgagaaaataactgtttgaattaaaggaaggcagaaaatttaatgcacagaacaatttcggcagcacttcgttagcagaaaatcGGACCCTTTGAACTGAAgtatctgcctctatttataggtgaggctttgcagttggattgcgtgaaaagaggagctcCAGCAGActtggacttggagacgtgcgtctccgattcttgggGAAGCTTCGttgaagacttgagacgtgcgtctcaagtggagagaatgtaggggactggagacgtgcgtctcccttttgctgacgtGGCCAAtgagacgtggagacgtgcgtctcctctttGCAGCATTTAGTTGGGCCACTCACAAAtggttccttcgtgggctggattgcttcttTGGGCCTTTTGGTCTCTTTTAGcacatttgggccttatttgcactccctttttacttcagcacccatttttcatcttttaggcataaatagtggtcgttttagctccatttcctctccttttcacaaatagtcataataagagtgtaaaacctgaaacaaagcaaaaactcgcgtaatatcgtaataaatcaatataataaacggaaaatgctataaatatctatggatttcaagctaaatatacgatataaaatcgtgttatcagctATATTTTACCGCTTATAGATCATAATTTTTAATAGAGAAATGCTAGGGTCAGTTGCTTTAACACTCTCTATTTACACTCTCTTATTAACTGGGCCACGTCATACTATTAATTAAACTGGGAACTTGGTTACCGCCTCTCCAAATTAAATACTTtatgaattaataattttttattattggtATCTCAAGCGGCATTTTTTTCTCGCGCCAAATAATTACGTCTTACTCTTAGTGTATTTGTTACAGCTATCAAAAATGTATCTTCCGATCTATCAATCTCATCAATAGAAAGCAATTTTGTCCATTTGTGAATGAAGGCTACACACCATTACTTCTACTGTTCAAGTCATATATCACATTTGGGTGTCTTTAAAGAGTAAACGTGTTCTTCATTTTGCAAGGTATGATTTATATACTGTGTAGTACTTTTTTTCTCAATAGAATAAACATGTTCTTTTACTTTCTTAAATTGATATCATGTactttttttcctataaaaacatTCAAACTGTTATTGCTTAtattattctaaaatatttttttattgatttttatgtttGCTCAGTGTGTATCGAACAATTGTcacttttttaatatttatatatatgtatatatgtatattagGAATTAATGGAATTCATTGGTGAAATTGAATAGCCTGTTATTAGTGAGAATGCCAACAATGATTCATATGCTAGTGATTTAGAGGCTAATAATTTTCAAGAACCTTGCTTGGAAATGGAATTTGAGTCACAAGAAAATGcttattctttttatgttcagtATGCTAAATGTGTTGGATTTGGTGTTTCCATCAAAAGTAGTCGCCGTTCAAAGATTTCTAGACAATTTATTGATGTCAAATATGCTTGCACAAGATATGGAAATAAACGAGAGTCGACTTCCCAAAATCCACGGCTTTGTTTGAAGGTGGATTGTAAGGCTGGCTTGCATATTAAAAGAAGATGTGATGGAAAGTGGGTTATCCATGGCTTCATTAAAGATCATAATCATGAACTTTTCCCAACATATGCACATTATTTTCCTTGTCATAGAAGCATCAATAAAGCTCAAAAGCAATGTATTGATACTTTGCAACATGTTGGAGTGAGAACAAATAAAATTTATGCCACAATGGCCAAACAACACGGAGGATATGAAAAAGTTGGTTGTTTGGAGAAAGATGTTAGAAATCATTTGGATAAGGAACGTCGTCTGAATTTAGAATCAGgagatgcaaatgcaatgttggaGTGTTTTATGCTTATGCAAGAAGAAAATCCAAGATTTTTTTATGCATTTGATTTGGATGATGATGGTCGTGTAAAAAATGTATTTTGGGTGGATGCAAATGGTAGAGATGACTATCAAGAATTTGGAGATGTGATTTTATTTGATACCACATATATCACAAACAAATACAAAATGCCATTTGCTCCATTCATTGGTGTGAATAATCACTTTCAATCAAGACTCCTTGGTTGTGCATTACTAGCAAATGAGTCATCTGAGAGTTTCATATGGTTGATGAAAATATGGCTTAGGGCAATGGGCGGCAAACCTCCAAATGCAATAATAACCGATCAAGATAAAGCAATGAAAGTGGCCATTGAAGNNNNNNNNNNNNNNNNNNNNNNNNNNNNNNNNNNNNNNNNNNNNNNNNNNNNNNNNNNNNNNNNNNNNNNNNNNNNNNNNNNNNNNNNNNNNNNNNNNNNatccatactaagagcaccatgaagaagactgatcgcctttttgtcagcaagaaccctttttctatcattatcatcccatgacgctttaggtttctccgatccaacaccattaacgaccgttgtaggaacatgaggaccttgtaggacagcctcccaaacttcttctccttgtgcttctagatgagccttcatttggattttccaaaagtcaaaatattcaccacaaaacaatggaggcttgttgttagaaccaccatctttgaaaaccggtctttgatttgcggaagccattctggatctttaggaacaagttacctataacttgctctgatgccaaatgtaagtataagattgcgcctaagagggggggtgaattaggttttcaaaaatttaatcggttttatgagaatacttctaataatttttggttaagtgtttgaaggtttttgtaagggtcttttcttttctttggtaatggtgatgaatgcaataaagtgcggaaaagtaaagaacgcaacgatatatactggttcccctcacaatccgagagtactccagtcccctttcaaacacgaaagagatttcactatagttagaattattgtacaagcctatgcctactatctaacctatagggtgatcaaaggttcttaacacctttaagatcaatcaacactaatgtgaatgaagaacaatcctcttcaaacacaccacttacttccaacaatcctggatagtaaggagataattttctttgaatttttacaagagatttagatgaagtttgtatagcactatcaatcttagattgatcttcttcttcaaataaacaatt
The Vicia villosa cultivar HV-30 ecotype Madison, WI linkage group LG6, Vvil1.0, whole genome shotgun sequence genome window above contains:
- the LOC131613809 gene encoding protein FAR-RED IMPAIRED RESPONSE 1-like codes for the protein MSDYRWYRDMFLSKLCLRSDGAADYWKEIFISGLSRLFAEKPVISENANNDSYASDLEANNFQEPCLEMEFESQENAYSFYVQYAKCVGFGVSIKSSRRSKISRQFIDVKYACTRYGNKRESTSQNPRLCLKVDCKAGLHIKRRCDGKWVIHGFIKDHNHELFPTYAHYFPCHRSINKAQKQCIDTLQHVGVRTNKIYATMAKQHGGYEKVGCLEKDVRNHLDKERRLNLESGDANAMLECFMLMQEENPRFFYAFDLDDDGRVKNVFWVDANGRDDYQEFGDVILFDTTYITNKYKMPFAPFIGVNNHFQSRLLGCALLANESSESFIWLMKIWLRAMGGKPPNAIITDQDKAMKIVPPYTPQRNGVTERKNGTIVNMVRIMLKGKNFPKELQGEVVSTSAYLLNRCPTKKLKNITPEESWSRFKPNMSHLKVFGSIAYRHVLDKIIKKLDDKGEQMILVGYHSTGGYKLYDTINKRIVISRDMIIDELKEWKHE